In Trichomycterus rosablanca isolate fTriRos1 chromosome 5, fTriRos1.hap1, whole genome shotgun sequence, the sequence GTTGCAAAAACTACACATAAACTGGTACTCAGTAACAGTGCGGCGCTAATACAGACCAGAAACTACCTGATCTGATTACATACCaccataaataaacacagactGCACCAATAATGCTATTATACGCTCACATACAACGTATATAGTTTTATTTGAGTAATTCCTGGACTGCTACTCTTCGGATGGTGAAGATTATAAAGGATTTTGTTCAATATTAATTTCACGCTAACTCACCATCTTGGCGTCAGCTCGCTCAGGAacgagaaaaagaaagaaggacCTGAGGGTGTCCACCAATATGCCTGTCTGCAACGCGGTCGGGGTGACTTTTTCACAGCCTGCCTGTAAAGTATAACAAAACTacgataaatataataatacacactaaataaacaatcattttattatttttgttttttttcgtATTCATTAGATACCTTAATCTTTATGTTCCACCAAATACTGAAGCTGCGAGTTGAAAATAGTGCACATGAACAcgtaaaaaatgtaataacaactttaataataaaattgctTGTATATACCCATAAATATTCTTTTTTCTGTTTACTGAGACCTTTGTTgatacatttgtgtgtgtgtgggggggggggggggtccagtaacaccttggacggggtgccagtccatcgcagggcagacacacacacacacacacacacacattcacctatagggcaatatagtgtctccaattaacctgactgcatgtttttggactgtgggaggaaacgggacctcccggaggaaacccatgcagacatggggagaacatgcaaaatccacacagaaaggactcggaccgccccgtctggggaccgaacacaggaccttcttactgtgaggtgacagtgctacccaccgagccaccgtgccaccccttgAATAAAACAAATAGCCAGAAACAGAAGGCACAAAGAAAACTGTTCATAAAACTTCCTAGTCTGtataaaacaaatttaaatctatattaaaacaaatgttttgtCAAAAGCAATTATAGTTTAATGGGTGTAAAGTTTAATCTCACATGTATAAATTTGAAACTACTAATAACTACTAATGAGCAAAAATGCTCTAGTGGCATTAGCAGGCAAAAGATAAGTATGCACAGGTCAGTTTAGTTTGAACAGATCAATATCCGTTGTGTCACTGTGCCCGGTTAAGCCTTTAGTCACCTAGTCAGCAGTTTGTTTACTGATAAGACATCTGCTATGATGATAGATGTGACAAAACATTCACCTCTTATGagctatttttttcttttccatttACAAGAATTAAGCTTGTTCAAGGAGCTCAAAACCCTTGAGCTGATTCGCTCGGTCACATCCAGATTATGAAACAGGGAAGAGAAAAATGTTCAGTCAAGTGCACCATGTTCTCATACTGCTCTCAGGATTAGCAAGCTGATGTGACTTTACATATCATTTAAGGGAGGGGGGAAAATATATTGCATATTGGCATACAAAGTGATTTTTTCTAAGTCAAGTAATTTATCTACGTAAGTGTTAGTTTGAAGTATGATAAAGGCTGGTAAAGCATGTTAAGTTATTAGATTCACTTTTAGTCATCAGTGAAAACGTGCATAAGTATTAATATAAGGGGCCCAGTGAAGATATTAGTGACATGTTTGCCATGGacccttcatttacatttacattttcggcatttagcagacgcttttatatcctaggttcgatccccaggtggggcggtccgggtcctttctgtgtggagtttgcatgttctccctgtgtctgcgtgggtttcctccgggtactccggtttcctcccacagtccaaagacatgcaagtgaggtgaactggagacactaaattgtccatgacagcgtttgatataaccttgtgaactgatgaaccttgtgtaatgagtaactatcgttcctgtcatgaatgtaactaaaagtgtagaacatgacgttaaaatcctaataaacaaacaaacttttatccaaagcgacttacagttgtgactgtatacaatatctaagcaattgagggttaagggccttgctcaagggcccaacagtggcaaactggcagtgctgaggcttgaactggcaaccttttgattactagtccagtaccttaaccactaagcttcaACTGCCCAGTGCAATTGCAGTGCCTCTGCACTACTAATACAGAAAAGTCAGTGGTGTGGCATATTAGCTGGTTTGGTAAAGTGTAGCTGACTCCAAGACAGTGTGCTACAAGAGatctacaaaaacaaacattatttatgAAGACAATTACAATTGTGGGAAGCCTAATGTAATAATTTGCTATTATTATCACTCGTTATTACTATAAGGGTGTTACTTGTAAATAAGTAAAAGCCAAAACTGTGTTAGCGTGACTGATACATAAAAGGACTAAATATGGTCAAAAAATGCTAATAACTCATTAGTTTTACTTTATCTAATAATTAGCAAAATCAATCATTAAAGATTGAAGACtaaagaaacaataataatagttttttattttcattcatttttaattcattcGGAGCACTGAAAATCTAAATATGTGATATGCTCTCCTGTAAAGGATTCTTGCTGGCAATTTTTCAGTTTCTGAGTTGCATCATCATTTTTCATTTGAACGTTTCTGTTGACTCTGTTCTCGGTCAGCCTGACTTGGTATATCTGCCAGTACAGCTCAGTCAGCTCAGAGACATGAGGATGATGGGGTATCTGACATTGTGCCTTCTTTTCCTTTTAGGAATTTTGAATGGTGTGATAGgtaaaatatattatactaaaataaatttattatGCACATTTAACACATATTTCCTTATGAATGGTTTTTAAAACTTGCATTAATTAAACTGTTTAattaaagtataatatttattgACACTTCCATAGACACTCCAAATGCCTAATAGTTGTAGTTTAACACTTTtgttataatattttttgtgtttttgctatACTTGCATAGTATTATCAGTGTAATTAGTTGTCACTTTTAAGGTTCAATTTGATTTTAAACAACTTTGATATTTCAGTAGTCTTCAGTTTAGACCTTCACTTTGATTCGGGGGTAAAATACGAGTATGACTACAGCACATCCATCTCAGTGACTCCTATTTCCATGGAGCTTAAAGAAGATACTGATATCACTTTGCAAGCAGTAGTTTACATTCACTCATTATGGAGGAACCATGACAACCAACAAGAGCAACTTCTGCATGTGAAGGTaagttttaacattttataataataagtaacaAAAATAAGAAATTAAACAAAAGCAAAGTCAATGCACTCAAAAATGCaattctaaaatgtaatttagcttTGTGACATTGActccttatttatttttagtaagtatattttactatagAGGTTCACTTCCCTGTGCCCATACATGTGTAAATCTGCATAGTTGTTATAGTTGATTGCCATAGTCGGAAAGAAAATTCAAACTTACAAGAAATGTTTAGTAGTATAGCATGTATAGTCATAAAATAGTCAAATGTAGTCTACGAACAACCAAAACCTGTcacaaaataaaatgctgaaacATAGGTGACATTTTCttcagtcaagtgagctttacactGCCAAAGACTTAAGGTCTGGCACACAAAAAAATTAGCTTATTCAAAATTGACTGAAATTTGTTGCTGATTACATAGACAAAGTAAAGTGACTGTAGACCACATGTGTCAAATTCAAGGTCCACGTCATTTTATGCGGCCcatgagagcttaaaagacgtatgattgtcttaaaatacactgtaaaatcgtacataaactctcacaatgcatgccaattttgtgacccgcaaagtgaccgtatcccgccactagatggcagtgtttccaaatcagcgtttaactgaggaggttttccaacaagtgatgttgagaaatatttacaaataatcccaaaatgtacaagaagaaaaaaatgatgcagaaggaggaaatgtaatgaaagatgggaaagtgaatacaattttgtgcttcaagaagaaaaaccaaaaaaaaagtcTCTTGTGTTATAAGGCCGTGTCtatggtaaaggagtacaatataaacgtagatatacattatgaatatacagtataaatttggcattttgacaccaaatacagaatttagcctccaagaaaaacaacaaattgttcaagacttaaaaggcagactgcaatcacagcaggatacgttacaatcggcccctGCTGTAGACAGTTTCACCTATATTCCAATTCTAATTCATGGTGACCTGTTTTTCATGGTTGCTGGATGACATTTAACATTCAGATACTTTTTTGTCTTAATATAgtgtttgggttttcttcctgagcttggcaagagaccactgttccatgtatttaTCAATAGATGCAAACTGTTTATATAGGCAAAtagaagtcaccagctatatTAATCAAATTATGAGCAGTAAATTAGGCACTAACACAAATGactaatgtgtgtatatttttgaccaggcatatttttagaaaacccGGCTTTGACAATAAAAGTGTCACTTTCTATGTTGCTTTAACACTTTTCTTCCAGATTCAGGATCTGAAACTTGCTTCCAATTCAAACAACACCATCACCAAACACTGGGTTGTGAGTGAACACATAAAGGAACCATTTCTTGTGCATATCCACTCTGGAAAGGTATGTTTTTTGTTCTAAAAGAGTGGGACAGCAAGTGTACATGATCAAAGCTGTAGCTACCCTGACTATGTGAGGATAACCCTTTAATTAGTTGTTTAAATATGTGTTGATAATATCTGCAGATACTTGTCTGAGAGGATACTTCACAGTCTACAccatattactattttatttacaatatgaATTATCTGTGTTGACCTcgtgaaatgtttattattcATGACAGGATATATAATCATTATTTTTACTACACTTTTACAGGGTTTTACACATAAGATAAAGTAAGATTTCTTTATTGATTCCCATGGGGGAAACTTAAAGCTCTCACattaaaaatcctaatgaatagtTAACGCTGTCAGGGTTCAGcggtgcagcaggtagtgttggtgcaGCACAGCTTTTGCCTCCTGGATTAGAGCATTGATTGTGGTTTACATCTGTATAGAATATGACTTGGATATTCCCCAGTGTCCTCATGGGTTTTAAGAGGCTTTCTACCTTCCTATAACTTGTCAGTAGGCGGGGTGGCTACTCTAAGTTGTTCATGTTCAGGGCTAAATTTGTTCTAGGGATTTTGCTGTGCAAGAAGTTTGAAATGCTTGTGAACCATCAAATATCATCTGAGAACATTTTGACTATATAAGGAATTTCAGTTTGTCATTAAAATTTCTTGACTGTTTAATAACGTATTTGGGATTTATTTAGATTCAAGGAGTTTTTGACGTTTCTTCAGACAACACAGTAAGTTTGAATTTCAAAAAAGGATTAGCATCGCTGCTTCAGATACAGACTTCTTCTGGGGTCATGTTGGAGGTAAGCTGTTACCTTTTGTTTCATTCTTTACCACAAAACATATAGATGTATGCAAAAATTTGGGCAACACTGACCAAATTAGAAATGTTGTTGATTTCTGCAGATGTTAATGCACAGTTACTTTTATTGTTAACAATGTTTTAACATCTGATAAAACAAATCAAACAGTAATAGGGcatgtgcaaaagtttggacatccTTATACTGTAAGGTCTCATAACCTAATATAATCATTTGGCTATATTTGACTTGTTAGGACTTATTTTGCAAGTCAAGAATTACTAGAAATAGTCAGTAGAAATTGTCAGCTGATGCCAATACCAGAACATAATAACTTTTCTAAAATATCAGCAAATTttgaaagcaaataataaaaataaaaaaattcaccATCAGCTCTTTTTAAGCTGAAACTTTTGAAATGTTCCTCTAGTCAGAACAATCAAGAAAGATCATACTAGATCTGAGGTACAGGCAAGACAGCTCAATAATATCCATAAACCCTTGAACTTGATTGAATACAGAAAgtgagaaaataaaattaagaatgGAAATGTACTACAAATGCAGTGTATAAGGTGTATAACATTCACTCAGTAATATACTGGCATGTAACCACTGTATCAGGCTGCACACAAAGCAGAGAATAGTTTATAAATACCATCCTATCATACATTTGCTCCTAAAGTTACTGACAGTGTTGCATCCACAACCCCTGATCTGCTGCTCTGTTTACAGAGGTTATGATGGAAACTTAAAACCTGAATGTTAAGCACTGTGATTAAAAAATGCTGCCACATTTAGCAGTAATGCAAGTTTATTGCAAACATTTTGCACTAATTGGATATAAAATCCTTGGAAGTTTAAGCAACAAACTTAAACAACAAGTTTAAGTTTGGAAGTTTAAGCAACACAGCAGTACATTAAAATGCCAGGTAGGACACGAGTTTATTAACAACAATGCTGCTGTGCAGTGAGGGTTTAAATATTTAGCTCTTGAATAAGCATGTTAATAGTTTTGTTGGTAACAGTCTCTGAATGAATGTCTGTTCATGCCAATTGGTTCAATCTttgcagtgtgagtgtgtgtgtgtttacattagtGTATGTTGAACAGCGGGTGGAAATTCCTAAAACAAGAATACACCATCTGGATTTTTAAAAGTTGTGCCAGatgtgctaaatgccataagAGTTGTTACACTTGGTGGGGCACGTgccaaatattaaaataacacttTGTTTTAAAGCTTTAAGCTCAGTAAATATACACTATCTGCATTACAATTTGTAGAAAACAATATGTGTTAACTTACTTGCTACagcagtggctaagtgggtagcactgtcacctcacagcaagaagggcagtggtagctcagtggttaaggtactagactagtaatcagaaggttgctggttcaagccccaccaccgctaaGTTGCGACTGttgttaaccctcaattgctcaaagttgtgttcagtcataattgtaagtcgctttgaataaaagcatctgctaaatgctaaaaatgtaaatgtaagaaggtcccgggttcgatccccaggtggggcggtccgggtcctttctgtgtggagtttgcatgttctccccgtatctgcgtgggtttactccgggtgctccagtttcctcccacaatccaaagacgtgcaagtgaggtgaattggagattcatGTTTCTTGTATACAAAGAAATTCATCTTGCAGAAATGCTTAGTAAAATCACTAACGTTTTATGTCAGTACAATATGACTCTTAAAATTTACTTGTTTATGCCTGACTCATATGTGGATACTGGCATTttgaagggatggatggatggatggacggacggacaaatggacggatggacggatggatggactgatgaaTCAATCAATGATAAGATAAAagatttaaaattattaattcaaaatttattttattttattgtaggaTGACacaacaggacaatgccaggtcTCATACCACACTGAAGAGGATGACATATTTAAAGTCAAAGACTATCAGACCTGTCAGAACATGACTGGTGGTCTGATGGCCTCTAAACAGGTATAAGTACTGACTGTTCAGTAGTCATAATGGAAGTAGAATTTTAAATCACATAGTAGACCTCCCATGCATTGTTGTAGGCATTATGGTAATTGTGTGCATACACAGGTATTCTAATTTCATAACTAACAAACCACACAGGGAATAGAAACCACAAGGAATTGCTTAATTTAGCCATGGGAAACATTAAAGTGACCTATGCATTTTTTGTTTACCTTTAGATTTTTGGGGTGATCTCAGACGGCATTTCAGAAAGAGTTTACACCATGGATGATGATCAGATAAAATCAGTAAAATCTAAGGAATTTCGTTCACTGCTTTTAAAAGAACAACCTACAGTTggacttcacatttcttcaAGGTATGCTTTTGCTTTTTTAGCGGTGTAAGTGTATTTTTGATGGTTTTGGTTGTCTGCCTAAAGCAAAAGAAGATTTACTTAAACACTGTATGCTACAAGAGCTGAAACCCTAAATAACACTTTTGCATTATACTGcattataataacataatattCTGAGAAAAGTTAGAGCATGGTTATATATGACTATGTATGGAACAGTGGTTACTTCATGGATAGGCATACTTCCTAACAAGTTTGTATATgaagaataaaaatgaattgtactgccgcttaggtggcgcagcggtgaaaaaacacgctagcacaccaggtcAGTGTgaagctcagctctgccatccggctgggttttggctgggtgtggctctctgtaagcaatgctgatccgcatgtgaactcgccttgtgcaggtgaaaagatgcagtcggatactgcacacgtgtcggagggggtcgtgtgtcagtcttgctctcctcaatcagtagTAGGGGATCAGCATCCGTACagagaaagcgtaatgcaatcgggtaattggatacaactagattgggaggaaaattgggaaaaatgcaaacaaaattttttactgtacatgtgtatagttataacaaatataacaaataaaggtaCTCTCTTTTATGACGCATTTGAATTTGATTATATTGATGTATGCCAATGTTTTAGACAGTTTCTACAGCTCTTATCAACCCATTCTGGTCATGACGATGAGATACAGGGGGAGTTGCAGGAGGTATTCACTTCTCTAAAGACGAGCTATGTGAATCACACCATTCGTGCCATACCAGAAGTCAAGGAGCCTGTTTTTGATGGATATCCAGTAAGTCTTATACTGTAATagtttatttacatatacaaaacatgcacacattattaacacgcatatacagtatgttttcctTGAAAGTTGATAGGGAAACATGAAAATGTAGATTACCCTGAATGTGAATGAATCATTAAACACAAACACCTTAAATACAGAGACAGACCTATAAACCATTTTAATGTCAGGAACATGAACAGCCTGGTAGGATTTGATTGCTAATTTTAAGTCAGCACATCCATATGGCAATCATTatgcaacacacaacacacatagttGAGCCACATGTATACACTTTatgtcaaaaagtatgtggacccctGACAATAAGATCTTATTTAAAGGTTTTTACAAGTTCAGTCAAAGAAGCATATATATGGTCAAACACTGAAGGTGTTCAATaggattaaggtcagggctttgtgcagaccATTGAAGTTCCTCCAAACTCAACTGTTCAAACCATGTCCTAATAGACCTCACTTTGAGCACAGGgcaaagtcatgctggaacaagtaATTACTTattcaaactgttgccacaaagtttagGTATACAAATtgttttatgtaattgattGTCTACTTTCAGTACATTTACACTATTGCATGCTGATTTTCAAGTGCATGGCTAAATTGGGATTGGAAAAATGCAATgatgcacatttacatttaaatttttggcatttagcagacacttttatccaaagcgacttacattatagttacagtatacaatctgagcaattgagggttaagagccttgctcaagggcccaacagcagcaacctggcaattgtgaggcttgaaccagacaccttctgattactagtccagtaccttaaccactagcttTAAAAGACAGatatggtggcacggtggctaattgggtagcactgtcacctcacagcaagaaggtcctgggttcgatccccaggtggggcggtccgggtcctttttgtgtggagtttgcatgttctccccatgtctgcgtgggtttactccgggtgctccggtttcctcccacagtccaaagacatgcaagtgaggagaattggagatacaaaattgtccaagactatgttttatataaccttgtgaactgatgaaccttgtgtaataagtaactaccgttcctgtcattaatgtaaccaaagtgtaaaacatgacgttaaaatcctaataaacaaacaaacaaagaaaaacgACAGATAATAGGTTAGGTTTATTAACCACGAATGAAACCAATAAAGCACAAACGACAGCTGTAAGGGTCAGATGTTTTAATGCAATATTTACAGTATTGTATAGTAActtgtattaaaataaacctACTGAAGTTATGGCTATGCAAATAGCTAAGAATTTAAATGCAAAACTAAAAATGCATGTCATGAATTGAGTattcccaaaaaaaaaatcccactcTTGTTTAGTCATATACAAACATGTGTTAGCATATTAACTAGCTAATAGCCAGCTAGACTGACGAAAGGACATAAGAGGTTTTAAAAGTACATAATTATGCATGTTGTAATAGGTAGTTTCTTGGGAATTAAAATGAAgatcattaaataatttataattttaaattttattttaaatacgaTTATTTAGAAAGGTCTTAGATTACATAGACAAACTTAGAACTTTAGAGATTAAAACCATTTTAAAATTAGATCAGTTATTACATCATCGTACAATAAAGTGAGAAGATACATTTTAATACAAGTGATGTTAGATGTACAGATATACTATAATCAAAGCCAGTTTATCCTTCAATGAAATTCTCTTTCAGGTTTCTAAACTACTTGATCGTTTGAAAGCAAACGGAATGCAGATATCTCCAACAACAACCAACGTGTTCCTCCAGCTGTCAGAATCCCtgcaaaatctaaataaaactgaaattagAAACATTTTAAGATCTAATGCCAAGTTTGTGTAAGTACAAAGTACATCGATTTCACCACTGTTGTTTTACTGTCATTGAAGTTTCTGATCTTATTTCTCTTCCATCTCATTTTTTAGTCCGATTTTGATCGATGCTCTTGCAGCTGCTTCTACACCTGCTTCTTTGGATGCTTTTATGTCAGCTATTGACATTACAAATCCAAAGACATCTCAACTGCTGGAAAAATTTCTGTACGCGTGTGAATTCTCTTCTCAACCGTCCCCTCATTTAATAAGCATCATCTCTGTGAGTGAAAtatgtctttttttaattaacccTTTAGCGCATTAACCTTTGACCTTACCCTAATAACGTTTTGGCCGTTTATTTtcctattttttgttttttttggcagCACATTGTTTCTCATACATCAGCACAGTGGGAAAAGCATGAAATGGCTCTTATTGTTCTTGGGACAGTAATGAGGAAAATGTGCTCTGCAGACATGTGCCATGTGCAGGTAAAGACATTAAATTATACCCTACTTCACAAAAGaccaactttttaaataaatatcaccgattagccataacattaaaaccacctcctggttcctacacacactgtccattttatcagctccacttaccatatagaagcactttgcagttctacaattactgactgtagtccatctgtttctctacatacgttttttagctttctttcaccctgttcttcaatggtcaggaccaccacagagcagatattatttaggtggtggatcattttcatcactgcagtgacactgacatggtggtggtgtgttagtgtgtgttgtgctggtatgagtggatcagacacagcagctgctggagtttttaaacaccgtgtccactcaatgtccactttattagacactcctacctagttggtccaccttgtagatgtaaagtcagagacgattgttcatctattgctgctgattgagttggtcatctgctagaccttcatcagtggtcacaggacactgcccacagggcgctgttggctggatatatttggttggtggactgttctcagtccagcagtgacagttaggtgtttaaaaactccatcagcgctgctgtgtctgatccactcataccagcacaacacacactaacacaccgccaccatgtcagtgtcactgcagtgctgaggatgattcaccacccaaattatacctactctgtggtggtcctggtcggtgtatatacctCATTTTTGCTTTTACCTTTATACAGCATTAcatgtatattaaataaacaaaaaataagttAAGTCACATTGTTAATTTGTTGTTTGActgtttgtttgcattttcaTTATAGGAAGTCCAAGATGCTATGAAACTTATTCTTAGTGGGCTAAAATCAtccaaagatgaaaagaagATCAAGTCATATCTGCTAGCCATAAAAAGTGCTCGTCTTCCTGAGACTTTGCCTGTCCTTCTCCTATATATTGATCGATCCAAATCACTGTTAAGAGTTATACTCTCAGCTCTGCAGGATCTTCCGTCTGGACATATTACAGAGGAGGTACAGAAACATTTCCTATATCAAGTCatctactgtatactgtatgtttttaaaGCCTGGAGGAGAAACCAATCATTTTAAAACCACCAAGCACCCAATTGAAATCACTTCCAGGCTACTTTATAATACtttatacaaataatatactTTATAATTTACTGTGATCAGGTTAAGCAGCATATCAGAGCAGTTTTTACTCAAGAAAAGAAGCTTTTCCCTGCTGCACTGCGTCTGGATGCTGCTCAGCTTCTGCTCATGCATAACCCTCAGCACAAAGATGTCAGACAAATTATCCTGAAAATAGCAGAGGAGAAACCAGAGGTCTCCAAGTTTCTTACCAATAAAATTGTAAGCATCCTACAGTCAGGCCACCCTGCCAGGTAGGATTGATCACCATGAAGATAGTAGACCTGTCCTAAATGAATTTTTTACTTGGAGATTTTTTACAGCATCagacttataaataaataactacttATAGCAACTTATATGGTTCTACCATAGATGATaagtaaattaaattttttggcTTAAATTTTTTTATGACAACAGGCCCTTAAAATGTACTGGCTTTGTTCTTGACTTTTTCTACCTAGTTAGGTACACACTAACTACCATTGTATGCAATTTGGGACTTTATTTAAGCctcaaataaaatattattttttaatagcagcggtaaaacacgctagcacaccagagctgggactttgaatacatcgtatcgaatctcagctctgctatccggctgggctgggcagccacatgaacaacaattggctgttgtttacaggctgggtaagccggaccagggtttctcataactggtgcaattacgacctctgctggctgattgatggcgcctgtgcagagttggggaataatgctgatcagggtgtggttctctgtgcacaaggctgatccgcatatgaactcgcctcgtgcaggtgaaaagaggcagttggTACTGATCACgtatcagagggggcatgtgtcagttgtgaagctcgtcagtcagcagtggagggttgtatcggtggaggtgaagcgtattgcaatcagggtgattggatatgactaggggattaggggagaaaatagGGGAAAAAATGTCGGAGAAAAAAAAGTGAGAAaagaagtgagagagagagacaagaAAGCTGTTAGTGTGCAGATTAACATGACAGTAACAGTAAAACAGCGAACTGTTTTAGAGCTGGATCTTTAGCTAGCAAAATAATATTAGCTAAATGGTTAACATTCCTTTTTGAAGCACTGCGAGCAATTAACCTTAAGGTGAGGTTCTGCATAAATGGTATGCTATGACATCAGATCAAAAATATTAGCGAAGTAGCTCAATCTCTTACCAGTAGGTGAACCAGCAGCAGTCAGTTCGATGATCACTGTCTTCTTTGGATTATGTCCAGCTTGCAGACTAGCAATTATTTTACAAGCTTaaatcattcatgcacaaatgtGGACCACAAGACTGCAAGTGTGTTGTTTGGTTAAAATTTCAATTCAGG encodes:
- the LOC134315287 gene encoding microsomal triglyceride transfer protein large subunit-like; translation: MRMMGYLTLCLLFLLGILNGVIGKVVFSLDLHFDSGVKYEYDYSTSISVTPISMELKEDTDITLQAVVYIHSLWRNHDNQQEQLLHVKIQDLKLASNSNNTITKHWVVSEHIKEPFLVHIHSGKIQGVFDVSSDNTVSLNFKKGLASLLQIQTSSGVMLEDDTTGQCQVSYHTEEDDIFKVKDYQTCQNMTGGLMASKQIFGVISDGISERVYTMDDDQIKSVKSKEFRSLLLKEQPTVGLHISSRQFLQLLSTHSGHDDEIQGELQEVFTSLKTSYVNHTIRAIPEVKEPVFDGYPVSKLLDRLKANGMQISPTTTNVFLQLSESLQNLNKTEIRNILRSNAKFVPILIDALAAASTPASLDAFMSAIDITNPKTSQLLEKFLYACEFSSQPSPHLISIISHIVSHTSAQWEKHEMALIVLGTVMRKMCSADMCHVQEVQDAMKLILSGLKSSKDEKKIKSYLLAIKSARLPETLPVLLLYIDRSKSLLRVILSALQDLPSGHITEEVKQHIRAVFTQEKKLFPAALRLDAAQLLLMHNPQHKDVRQIILKIAEEKPEVSKFLTNKIVSILQSGHPARKVILDVLKDSQLNNYFHLARVGYSSSCAGLMTENKDMITTYDFNFLFSEAGMLKQSDSHIYAHTRGGNLHLLKVSLEASGLDSLFGSGPTEAGEEEELMAGMSAMFLGVDIQPIIFFQGYSDLMSRYFSAEEGPMKILSGNILVLKHKQSLILQNGLQAQGFFHGGLSVDMSADVAFSLFSQESKTSVNNKFSLVVSASAEVNTPLISTTVKTVVEMNSSMSVITTVKFSEMPVQYCLQLIREPLHSRERMTVQVTNQKRRKTVQRKKHKWILPGEETALHKDNSKMCRNLLNEN